The following are encoded together in the Robertmurraya sp. FSL R5-0851 genome:
- a CDS encoding CdaR family transcriptional regulator, with amino-acid sequence MIRPSLAKNIISEVKKFLEEDLIVVDIYGTIIASTDEYRVGSFHEGALICYRERKKVIITEQDQLLLKGVKAGINLPVFFQNQIVGIIGITGNPNQVSQYGEIIRKMTELLITESYYSEQMEWQARVLEAFVFDWVQKKEWSGTFLNQAELLGIDLHINRQVIIGHYLSEGREIIQTNIWKDIMPSFMMNSDDVFVRWGNERLVILHGVHGIEKKQQTLQFTEKLKNFLNERINLNISFGIGEVVPPQVLYQSFKHAERALTVARRTSSIVFDDDLRLEMCLEDIKKETRVEFVNRTIAPILNETELIDTLKTFLGQNQSFKGTSDALHIHINTLHYRLKRIEQLTNLNPRDIHDMTTLYLALTFLDDYLKN; translated from the coding sequence ATGATACGACCTTCATTAGCAAAGAACATTATCTCTGAGGTAAAAAAGTTTCTAGAGGAAGATTTAATTGTAGTAGATATATATGGAACAATTATCGCAAGTACCGATGAATATCGCGTGGGTTCCTTTCATGAAGGGGCATTGATTTGCTATCGTGAACGAAAAAAAGTTATTATCACCGAACAAGATCAACTTCTATTAAAAGGTGTGAAAGCAGGTATTAACTTACCCGTCTTCTTTCAGAATCAAATCGTTGGGATTATCGGGATTACAGGCAACCCAAATCAAGTATCACAGTACGGAGAAATAATAAGAAAAATGACAGAATTACTCATCACAGAAAGCTACTATTCGGAGCAAATGGAATGGCAAGCCCGAGTTCTTGAGGCTTTTGTATTTGACTGGGTTCAAAAAAAAGAATGGTCTGGCACATTTCTTAACCAAGCTGAGTTACTAGGAATTGATTTACATATTAATCGACAAGTGATTATTGGTCATTATTTATCGGAGGGTCGAGAAATCATCCAAACAAATATTTGGAAGGATATTATGCCATCTTTTATGATGAATAGCGATGATGTATTTGTTAGATGGGGGAATGAACGTCTTGTTATATTACACGGAGTACATGGAATTGAAAAAAAACAACAAACATTGCAATTCACTGAGAAGTTAAAAAATTTTTTAAATGAACGGATAAACCTCAATATTTCTTTTGGAATTGGGGAAGTTGTTCCTCCTCAAGTTCTCTATCAATCATTCAAACATGCCGAAAGAGCTTTGACAGTAGCTAGACGAACGAGTTCTATTGTTTTCGACGATGATTTAAGACTAGAAATGTGTTTAGAGGATATTAAGAAAGAAACGAGAGTCGAATTCGTTAATCGGACGATTGCACCCATCTTGAATGAAACTGAATTGATTGATACATTAAAAACATTTCTAGGACAGAATCAATCATTTAAAGGAACTTCCGATGCACTGCATATCCATATTAACACTCTACACTACCGGTTGAAACGAATTGAACAACTGACAAATTTAAATCCACGAGATATTCACGATATGACTACTCTGTATCTCGCTCTGACATTTTTGGATGATTATCTAAAAAATTAA
- the glcD gene encoding glycolate oxidase subunit GlcD, protein MFALITNQIKSKLLKIVGPENIDDSKVGRLVYSYDATPQFQSLPDLVIAPRNTREISEIVKICNEHSIPIVPRGSGTNLCAGTCPTEGGIVLLFKHMNSIIEIDEENLTVTVQPGVITLDMIQAVEEKGLFYPPDPSSMKISTIGGNINENSGGLRGLKYGVTRDYVIALEIVLANGDIIRTGGKLAKDVAGYDFTRLLVGSEGTLGIVTEATLKLIPMPEAKMTMLALYQDLDAAAKTVSKIIANKIIPTTLEFLDQPTLKVVEAHAQIGLPTDVKAVLLIEQDGPIEVVKRDMDRMANICEHEQAVSVKIAHSQEEAESLRTARRSALSALAQLKPTTYLEDATVPRSEIAKMVKSINDIAKKYNLNICTFGHAGDGNLHPTCLTDVRNHEEIERVEKAFEEIFEKAIELGGTITGEHGVGMMKAPYLELKLGEAGIAAMKAIKDSLDPNNIMNPGKVFAKDTRKRVVVTK, encoded by the coding sequence ATGTTCGCATTGATAACAAATCAAATAAAGTCAAAACTTTTAAAGATAGTAGGTCCGGAAAATATTGATGATTCAAAGGTGGGGAGGCTTGTTTATTCCTATGATGCAACACCACAATTTCAGTCTCTTCCTGATCTAGTGATTGCTCCTAGAAACACAAGAGAGATATCTGAAATCGTTAAAATTTGTAATGAGCATAGCATCCCGATTGTCCCTAGAGGTTCTGGAACAAATCTCTGTGCAGGAACGTGTCCAACAGAAGGCGGCATTGTCCTTTTATTTAAGCATATGAATTCTATCATAGAAATCGATGAAGAAAACCTTACAGTAACGGTTCAACCAGGGGTAATTACTTTAGATATGATTCAAGCAGTTGAAGAAAAAGGGTTATTCTACCCCCCTGACCCAAGCTCTATGAAAATCTCAACCATTGGCGGAAATATTAATGAAAATTCCGGAGGCTTACGAGGGCTTAAGTACGGGGTCACACGCGATTATGTAATCGCTTTAGAAATCGTATTAGCTAACGGAGACATTATTCGCACGGGGGGCAAGCTTGCAAAGGATGTTGCTGGCTATGATTTTACTCGGCTACTTGTTGGTTCCGAAGGTACACTAGGTATTGTTACTGAGGCGACACTTAAACTCATCCCAATGCCTGAGGCTAAGATGACAATGCTTGCACTATATCAAGACCTTGACGCTGCAGCGAAAACGGTCTCCAAAATCATTGCCAATAAAATCATCCCTACCACCCTTGAATTTCTTGATCAACCAACACTAAAGGTTGTTGAAGCCCATGCGCAAATTGGCTTACCAACAGATGTAAAAGCTGTCCTTCTCATTGAACAAGATGGACCTATCGAAGTCGTAAAGCGCGATATGGATAGAATGGCAAATATATGTGAGCATGAGCAGGCAGTATCCGTAAAAATAGCACATTCCCAAGAAGAAGCCGAGAGTCTTAGAACGGCACGGCGTTCAGCGCTTTCTGCATTGGCCCAGTTAAAGCCAACAACCTACTTAGAGGACGCTACGGTTCCGCGTTCTGAAATAGCTAAAATGGTAAAATCTATTAACGATATAGCCAAAAAGTATAACCTAAATATATGTACATTTGGACATGCCGGTGATGGAAATTTACACCCAACCTGCTTAACCGATGTACGAAATCATGAAGAAATTGAACGTGTTGAAAAAGCCTTTGAAGAAATCTTCGAAAAAGCGATTGAACTTGGCGGGACAATTACAGGTGAACATGGTGTAGGAATGATGAAAGCGCCATATCTCGAATTGAAGCTCGGTGAAGCGGGGATTGCAGCTATGAAGGCAATCAAAGATTCTTTAGATCCAAATAATATAATGAATCCTGGAAAGGTCTTTGCAAAAGATACAAGGAAACGGGTGGTGGTTACGAAATGA